DNA from Thermoplasmatales archaeon:
AGATAGATAAGACAGCACCAACAGTTACAATAACAGCCCCACAGGCAGGATACATCTACTTGATGGGAAGACAACTCTTCAAGAACCCACTCGGTGGAACAGTAATCATCGGAGGAATCAACTTTGAAGCAACTGCAAGCGATGCAATGAGCGGAATTGACTATGTAACATTTAACATAAATGGCTACTCCTATGATGATGCAAGCGCACCATACAAGATATGGTGGCACAAGTTCGACTTGATGCCAACAAAGTATACATTGACAGTTTCAGCATACGACGAAGCATGCAATAAAGCAGCTGACCAGACACTAAGCTTTACACACTGGCTATAAAGCCAACCCTCTTTCCCTTTTTTTATAATTTTTAAAAATTTTGGGTTTTTATAAATTTTATAAATTTTTTCCAATTTCAATAACTTCATCAAGGCATGAAAGAAGTTTTGCCATTTCTTTCAATTCCTCTTCACTTATTGTATAATATTCATGAGCAATTAAATTCCTTAAAAATATTAGTTTTTTGATGCATTCAAATGTGTTTTTACTTATCATCTTCTCTTTATAAAGAAATTCAAATGTTTCTTTATAGCTTGAAGGGAAACCAAGATTTTTCTCAGAAACTATTGTTTCGCCAAGCTCTATCGCAGAATTAACTGCTTGAAAGCATTCCATTGCAAGAGAATTGAAAACTAAATAGTTAGATAAATCCATTTTTGAAAGCTCCTCCGCCTTTTTCCTGTGTCTTTCAATCCTTGATAAAATTGATGCGATTCTCATTCCAATATCATCCTTTTCATTCTTTCATATGAAGGAGCCATTTCTAAATAATCTCTTAGAACTTTTTTCTTTACTTCAGCAAATTTTCCCTCATTTCCAACATATAGCACTTTTCCATATTTTAAAACTTCAAATTGAATATATAATGGCAATCTAAAAAATGGCACAACTTCTATGAGGCGAGAGGAAAGGCAGCTTATTTCTTCTTCTAAGCCATCTGCTATTACAGCAATATCTATATCAGAAATTGGTTTTTCTTTACCTTTTGCATATGAGCCAAAGAGGATTATTGCTATAACTTCTTTATAATTTTTTAAATCCTCAACAATTTTTTCAATTCCTTCCACGCTTATATATACCAAACAAGTTTATAAGCATACCTTTTATTTTTGATGAAAACTTTATTCATTTACATAATCTTTCATCAAAAAATTTATTTATACCTTATTAATTTACTTTTGGAGGCATGATAAAAATGAAAGGAAAAAAAATGTTGGCAACACTTCTGGCAACAATAGTGGTTGCTGGAGCGATTTTTGTAAGCGGGGCAAAAAACAATGGCTCAATAAAAATCAACGAATCAGAAAAAATAACGGTAGATAGGGCAACGATAACAGCAAATAAGGAGCTTTGCACTGAATTAAAAACATTGGAAAAGAAAATTATTCCACTGCCACTTGCTGATATACCTGTGACTGCGGGCGAGACAGATGAATCACATCCAGCAATTGCAAGCGATGGAGTTGGAAATATATGGCTTGCATTTGAAGGCGATTTAAGGCAAACAGGCGAGTATAATGTATGGTTTACTTATGGAACAGAAGGAGGAGCTACATGGGCTGAAAATGCTGTTGCCTGGAACATAGAAAGCCCGCCAGAAAGACCATCTCTTGACTACTGGGGAGGAACAAGATTTTTCGGAACAATGGTTCCAAGCCCGTATGATGCGGATGGTGGAGCCCTTTATCTACTATCATGTGAGGACCCAACAAACTTTGATACATATACTGCTGTATACTGGACAGTTAATGATTTGGGAGCGGGATATTATGGCTTTGTTGATGTTGATATAGCATGTGATAATGCTCTTGAGAACTGGGCATATGGTGGTATATCAATGCTCGGAGAGCATGGTCGTGGAGGAGAAAGATTAACCAAAACACCTATGTTTTCATATCAATGCACTGAAGCAGGAGTTGCATGGTTCTATTATTTCAGCAGCGCAGATGACCCCTTCAAAATTGAAAATGGACAATCAACAGCATTTGATATTGACCCAGTAACACATCTTGCCTATCCAGTATGGAATTACTTAAATGCTGAAACTGGTGTTCTTGACATATTCTTCTATATATTTGACTTTGGAAAATGGGATGAGTATCAGGGGTATCCAATTCATCCTGATGTTGGAGGTGGTTTC
Protein-coding regions in this window:
- a CDS encoding DUF86 domain-containing protein, which codes for MRIASILSRIERHRKKAEELSKMDLSNYLVFNSLAMECFQAVNSAIELGETIVSEKNLGFPSSYKETFEFLYKEKMISKNTFECIKKLIFLRNLIAHEYYTISEEELKEMAKLLSCLDEVIEIGKNL
- a CDS encoding nucleotidyltransferase domain-containing protein; protein product: MSVEGIEKIVEDLKNYKEVIAIILFGSYAKGKEKPISDIDIAVIADGLEEEISCLSSRLIEVVPFFRLPLYIQFEVLKYGKVLYVGNEGKFAEVKKKVLRDYLEMAPSYERMKRMILE